One part of the Clarias gariepinus isolate MV-2021 ecotype Netherlands chromosome 24, CGAR_prim_01v2, whole genome shotgun sequence genome encodes these proteins:
- the hmgn7 gene encoding high mobility group nucleosomal binding domain 7 has translation MPKRKGTDGEVKEEPQRRSARLSAKPTPPKPEPKPKKTPKKEKDVNDKNEDKKTKAKNEETKEENQSENGVTKTNEVEKTPEAEPEPEKVETKAE, from the exons aTGCCCAAGAGAAAG GGAACTGATGGAGAGGTCAAGGAGGAG CCTCAGAGAAGGTCTGCCAGGTTATCAGCA AAACCAACCCCTCCTAAACCTGAACCCAAACCCAAGAAAACACCTAAG AAAGAGAAGGACGTAAATGACAAAAATGAGGACAAAAAGACAAAGGCGAAGAACGAGGAGACCAAGGAGGAGAACCAGTCGGAAAATGGAGTGACCAAGACTAacgag GTTGAGAAGACTCCGGAGGCAGAGCCGGAGCCAGAGAAGGTGGAGACTAAGGCCGAGTAG